The following are encoded together in the Pedobacter steynii genome:
- a CDS encoding pirin family protein, with product MSNIGIIIPEKAASIGNFMVGRLLPFIDKRHVGPFVFIDHMGPVAISEEQNVDVPPHPHIGLSTLTFLFEGAIMHRDSTGAVAEIKPGAVNWMTAGKGVVHSERRPERLKNKAYTLHGLQIWIALPKELEQTEPSFVHVEESELPTWEQDNLQIKLIAGSAFGKESPVPVYSKLYFIEIKSETTQHVKIGEHLYGESGLYILNGSINAEGTSFGTKQLLVAQDSKLCEFEIEAGTTLYIFGGEELPEPRHINWNFVSSDKEMINQAREDWKAQSFPKIPGDDIEFVPLPEYPKK from the coding sequence ATGTCTAATATAGGAATCATTATCCCGGAAAAAGCAGCGAGTATCGGCAATTTTATGGTTGGCCGTCTACTCCCTTTCATTGACAAACGTCATGTGGGCCCATTTGTTTTTATTGACCATATGGGACCTGTTGCCATCAGCGAAGAACAAAATGTGGATGTTCCGCCACATCCGCATATCGGTTTATCGACCTTGACTTTTCTATTTGAAGGGGCCATCATGCACCGTGATAGTACTGGCGCAGTTGCAGAGATCAAACCAGGCGCGGTAAACTGGATGACCGCAGGAAAAGGCGTTGTTCACTCCGAGAGAAGACCTGAACGTTTAAAAAATAAGGCCTATACCCTTCATGGCCTGCAGATCTGGATTGCTTTACCTAAAGAACTGGAACAGACTGAACCCAGTTTTGTTCATGTCGAGGAATCGGAATTGCCAACCTGGGAGCAGGACAACCTGCAAATAAAACTAATTGCCGGCTCCGCCTTTGGAAAAGAATCTCCGGTACCAGTATATAGTAAGCTCTACTTCATTGAAATAAAATCTGAAACCACACAACATGTGAAAATAGGAGAACACCTTTATGGAGAAAGCGGTTTATACATTTTAAATGGCAGCATCAACGCCGAAGGAACTTCTTTCGGAACCAAACAGCTGTTGGTGGCGCAGGACAGTAAATTGTGTGAATTTGAAATTGAAGCGGGCACGACCCTTTATATTTTTGGTGGAGAAGAATTACCGGAACCCCGTCACATCAACTGGAACTTTGTTTCTTCAGATAAAGAAATGATCAACCAGGCCCGTGAAGACTGGAAAGCACAATCTTTCCCTAAAATTCCCGGAGATGATATAGAATTTGTACCCCTGCCGGAATACCCTAAAAAGTAA